In one window of Dromaius novaehollandiae isolate bDroNov1 chromosome W, bDroNov1.hap1, whole genome shotgun sequence DNA:
- the LOC135324271 gene encoding uncharacterized protein LOC135324271 has protein sequence MKQYATQALSPQRAHRYELIILHADNVTLKRCNILNPATLLPLPEDGEPHHSCEQVVVSSSKPWEELKDEPLENPDLVLFTDGSSYYLDGRRHSGYAVTNIFEVLEANPLSPSVSAQGAELIALTQAAKIGKNLRVNIYTDSKYAFGVCHATGMLWKERGFFSSSGKKLANGEKIRNLLEAVQLPKEIAVIHCPAHTKDTTEISRGNALADAAAKAAARQPLKECMGAVPRMDQSEWPNLIDPKTMYEKDCSVEEKKQWEQWEAKQSDDGIWTIGEKPILPKKYLITIARWFHDKAHGGAEAIAKQVQKVWAAPGIYAAAKRITNSCPTCQKFSNNKLWRTDE, from the coding sequence atgaagcaatatgcgactcaagcactatccccacagagagctcaccgctatgaactgataatactgcatgcagataatgtgactttaaaaagatgcaatattttaaatccagcaacactattgcctctaccggaggacggagagccacatcattcctgtgagcaggtggtcgtcagctcgagcaagccctgggaggagcttaaagatgaacctttggagaacccggacttagttctgtttacagatggatcatcctattatttggacggaagacgtcactccggctatgctgtcactaacatctttgaggtgctcgaggccaatcctttgtctccatcagtaagtgctcaaggagcagaattaatagcattgacccaagcagcaaaaataggtaagaacttgcgggtaaatatctataccgactctaaatatgcatttggagtgtgtcatgcaacagggatgttatggaaagaacgaggattcttttcgtcatcaggaaagaaattagctaatggagaaaaaatacgtaatttgctggaagcagttcaactgcccaaagaaattgctgtaatacactgcccagcccatactaaagacactacagaaattagcagaggaaatgctttagccgacgctgctgcaaaagctgcagctcgacagcctctgaaagaatgtatgggggcagttccaaggatggaccagagtgagtggccaaacttaatagaccccaaaactatgtatgaaaaagactgctcagtggaagagaaaaaacaatgggaacagtgggaagcaaaacaaagtgatgatggaatatggacaattggggaaaaaccaattctaccaaaaaaatatttaattactatagctaggtggtttcacgataaagctcatgggggagccgaggcaatagctaaacaggtacagaaagtatgggctgctccaggaatttatgcagctgctaaaagaataacaaatagctgcccgacctgccagaagttttcaaataacaagctgtggcggacagatgagtga